AAGGACAGCGGCCACCCGCGGCTGGCGGAGGCCGCGGAACTGTTCGACTACAATACGGACTACTATGCTTAATATCCTGATTACGGGCGCCCGGGGGCAGCTGGGGAGCTCCTTGCGGCAGCTTGGGAGCGTATCGCCCAACAACTACCTGGCCACCGACGTCGCGGAGCTGGACATCACCGACGCCGGGGCGGTGCTTCAAACGGTCAAGGAACAGCGTATCGACGTGATCGTCAACTGCGCGGCCTACACGAACGTGGAGCGTGCCGAGGAGGACGAGGCAAGGGCCGACCTGCTCAACCACAAGGCCGCGGCATACCTCGCAGCTGCGGCCAAAGAAACGGGTGCGACGCTGATCCACGTCTCGACGGACTACGTCTTCGACGGCACGGCCCATACGCCCTACAGGGAGGATATGGCGACCTCGCCGCTGGGGGCCTACGGGCGTACGAAGCTGGCGGGCGAAGAGGCCGTGAAGGCCTCGGGATGCCGTTACCTGATCCTGCGCACGGCGTGGCTCTATTCGGAGTACGGGAACAACTTTCTGAAGACGATGCTGCGTCTGACCTCGGAGCGCGAGACGCTGCGCGTGGTCTTCGACCAGGTGGGCACTCCGACCTACGCCGGAGACTTGGCGCTTGCGATCTTCT
This Alistipes onderdonkii DNA region includes the following protein-coding sequences:
- the rfbD gene encoding dTDP-4-dehydrorhamnose reductase, which encodes MLNILITGARGQLGSSLRQLGSVSPNNYLATDVAELDITDAGAVLQTVKEQRIDVIVNCAAYTNVERAEEDEARADLLNHKAAAYLAAAAKETGATLIHVSTDYVFDGTAHTPYREDMATSPLGAYGRTKLAGEEAVKASGCRYLILRTAWLYSEYGNNFLKTMLRLTSERETLRVVFDQVGTPTYAGDLALAIFSLIETGRYAGNEGVYHFTDEGVCSWYDFAVEIAAAAGHGTCRIIPCHTSEYPTKAQRPAYSVLDKTKFKETFQMDIPHWREALIYCMKRLTENNP